One region of Triticum aestivum cultivar Chinese Spring chromosome 6B, IWGSC CS RefSeq v2.1, whole genome shotgun sequence genomic DNA includes:
- the LOC123138291 gene encoding dynamin-2B, which yields MSSSAMDAIVELVELSESMRQAASLLADDDPSDDAAPRRPSTFLNAVALGNVGSGKSAVLNSLIGHPVLPTGENGATRAPIVVDLQRDPGLSTKSIVLQIDSKSQQVSSSALRHSLQDRLSKATGPGRSRTDEIYLKLRTSTAPPLKLIDLPGIDQRVIDDSTINEFAGHNDAILIVVIPAMQAPEVASSRALKLARDIDPEGTRTIGVLSKIDQAASDAKTVACVQAILSNKGPHTAAEIEWVALIGQSVAIASAQSGSVGSENSLETAWRAEAESLKSILTTAPQNKLGRIALVDTIAKQIRKRMKVRLPNLLSGLQGKSQVVKDELARLGESMVQSPEGTRAVALELCREFEDKFLAHVTSGEGSGWKIVASFEGKFPDRIKQLPLDRHFDLNNVKRIVLEADGYQPYLISPEKGLKSLIKGVLEMAKEPSRLCVEEVHRVLLDIVNATANGTPGLGRYPPFKREIITIASNALDTFKSDAKKMVVALVDMERAFVPPQHFIRLVQRRMERQRREDEVKTKSSKKAQDAEQAMMNKGSEQAKSSKDKSNQQDKDTKEGPNLQVAGPGGEITAGYLLKKSAKNNEWSKRWFVLNEKSGKLGYTKKQEERHFRGVIVLEECNLEEIEEEELSKTSKDSKKANGPEKGPSLVFKITNRVAYKTVLKAHSAVVLKAESMADKIEWVKKIKGIIQSKGGSVKSSNTPEGGSMRQSHSDGSLDTMARRPADPEEELRWMSQEVRGYVEAVLNSLAANVPKAIVLCQVEKAKEDMLNQLYSSISSQSNARIEELLQEDHNAKRRREKAQKQSTLLSKLTRQLSVHDNRAAVASYSDDTSGPESGPQSPSQSGEDWRSAFSAAANGSAARSSSQNESRSRSADSRGRRYENGDANGANSGSRRTPNRLPPAPPKY from the exons ATGTCGTCGTCGGCCATGGACGCCATCGTCGAGCTCGTCGAGCTCTCCGAGTCCATGCGCCAGGCCGCCTCGCTCCTCGCCGACGACGACCCCTCCGAcgacgccgccccgcgccgcccctccACCTTCCTCAACGCCGTCGCCCTCGGCAACGTC GGGTCCGGCAAGTCGGCCGTGCTCAACTCCCTCATCGGCCACCCCGTGCTG CCGACGGGGGAGAACGGGGCCACGCGGGCGCCCATAGTTGTCGACCTGCAGAGGGATCCGGGGCTCAGCACCAAGTCCATAGTCCTGCAGATCGACAGCAAGTCGCAGCAGGTTTCTTCGA GTGCGCTCCGGCATTCGCTGCAGGATAGGCTTAGCAAGGCCACCGGACCCGGGAGGAGCAGGACTGATGAGATTTACCTCAAGCTGCGGACAAGCACAG CTCCTCCACTAAAGTTGATTGATTTACCTGGCATAGACCAACGAGTTATCGATGATTCAACA ATTAATGAGTTTGCTGGCCACAATGATGCAATATTGATTGTTGTGATACCAGCAATGCAAGCCCCTGAGGTTGCATCATCCCGGGCTCTTAAACTGGCGAGGGATATTGATCCAGAGG GAACCAGAACAATAGGTGTCTTGAGTAAAATCGATCAAGCCGCATCAGATGCAAAAACAGTTGCATGTGTTCAGGCCATTTTGTCTAATAAAGGCCCACACACAGCAGCTGAAATTGAATGGGTTGCTTTAATAGGGCAATCTGTTGCAATTGCGTCAGCTCAATCAGGGTCAGTTGGGTCTGAGAATTCACTGGAAACAGCCTGGCGAGCTGAGGCGGAAAGCCTTAAATCAATCTTAACCACTGCTCCTCAGAATAAGCTGGGAAGAATTGCTCTTGTTGATACCATTGCTAAGCAGATACGTAAGCGGATGAAAGTGCGGCTACCTAACTTGTTGTCTGG GCTTCAGGGCAAGTCTCAGGTAGTGAAAGATGAACTTGCAAGGCTTGGGGAATCGATGGTACAAAGTCCGGAAGGAACCAGGGCTGTTGCTTTGGAGCTGTGCCGAGAATTTGAAGATAAGTTTCTCGCTCATGTTACTTCTGGTGAG GGGTCTGGTTGGAAAATTGTTGCAAGTTTCGAGGGCAAGTTTCCAGATAGGATCAAACAGCTTCCATTGGACAGGCATTTTGATCTGAACAACGTCAAAAGG ATTGTCTTGGAAGCTGATGGTTATCAACCATATTTGATATCCCCGGAGAAAGGTTTAAAATCCTTGATTAAAGGAGTGCTTGAAATGGCAAAGGAGCCATCACGACTATGTGTTGAAGAG GTACACCGTGTATTGTTAGACATAGTAAATGCCACTGCAAATGGCACGCCAGGGCTCGGAAGATATCCTCCGTTCAAACGCGAG ATCATTACAATTGCATCTAATGCGTTGGATACATTCAAAAGTGATGCAAAAAAGATGGTGGTTGCGCTTGTTGATATGGAGCGTGCCTTTGTCCCCCCACAACATTTCATCCGTTTAGTACAAAGAAG AATGGAAAGGCAGCGCCGTGAGGATGAGGTGAAAACTAAATCATCTAAGAAAGCACAAGATGCTGAGCAagccatgatgaacaag GGTTCTGAGCAAGCTAAGTCGTCAAAAGACAAATCCAATCAGCAAGATAAAGATACCAAAGAGGGACCTAATCTGCAGGTTGCTGGTCCTGGTGGTGAAATAACTGCAG GTTACCTATTGAAAAAGAGTGCAAAAAACAATGAATGGAGCAAAAGGTGGTTTGTCCTAAATGAGAAGAGTGGAAAG CTTGGCTACACCAAGAAACAAGAGGAGAGACATTTTCGAGGCGTCATTGTCTTAGAG GAATGTAACCTGGAAGAGATAGAGGAGGAAGAGCTTTCTAAAACTTCTAAGGATTCAAAGAAGGCGAATGGGCCAGAGAAAGGCCCAAGTCTCGTATTTAAGATTACTAACAGGGTTGCCTACAAAACTGTGCTGAAAG CTCATAGTGCCGTTGTATTGAAGGCTGAGAGTATGGCTGACAAGATTGAATGGGTGAAGAAGATAAAAGGTATTATTCAGAGCAAAGGTGGGTCTGTCAAGAGTTCAAATACTCCCGAGGGCGGTTCCATGAGACAAAGCCATTCAGATGGATCTCTT GATACGATGGCCCGGAGGCCTGCTGATCCTGAAGAAGAACTCCGATGGATGTCTCAAGAAGTTCGCggttatgttgaggctgtgttgaACAGCCTGGCAGCAAATGTTCCAAAG GCTATTGTGCTTTGCCAAGTGGAGAAAGCAAAGGAAGATATGCTAAACCAGCTGTACAGCTCAATAAG TTCACAAAGCAATGCAAGGATTGAAGAACTTCTCCAAGAGGACCACAATGCTAAACGCAGACGGGAAAAGGCCCAAAAACAGTCGACTCTTCTGTCAAAACTTACTCGTCAGCTCAGTGTCCATGATAACAGAGCTGCAGTTGCATCATATTCTGATGATACTTCTGGTCCGG AGAGTGGCCCACAGAGCCCTAGCCAGTCCGGTGAGGACTGGAGGTCTGCCTTCAGTGCTGCAGCAAATGGCTCTGCCGCCCGATCCAGTTCACAGAACGAGTCAAGATCGAGAAGTGCTGACAGTCGTGGTCGGCGGTATGAAAATGGGGATGCCAACGGTGCCAATTCAGGCAGCCGACGCACACCCAACCGGTTGCCACCTGCACCACCGAAATACTAA